The following coding sequences are from one Panicum hallii strain FIL2 chromosome 5, PHallii_v3.1, whole genome shotgun sequence window:
- the LOC112893376 gene encoding phosphoenolpyruvate carboxylase, housekeeping isozyme isoform X5 has protein sequence MARNAVDKATSIDAQLRLLAPQKLSDDDKLVEYDALLLDRFLDILQDLHGEDIRETVYSSTRSTFQW, from the exons ATGGCGCGCAATGCTGTGGACAAGGCGACGTCCATCGACGCCCAGCTGCGGCTGCTGGCCCCGCAGAAGCTCTCCGACGATGATAAGCTGGTTGAGTACGACGCCCTGCTCCTCGACCGGTTCCTCGACATCCTCCAGGACCTGCACGGCGAGGACATCAGGGAGACG GTTTATTCTTCAACCCGCTCTACTTTTCAGTGGTAA
- the LOC112893376 gene encoding phosphoenolpyruvate carboxylase, housekeeping isozyme isoform X3, giving the protein MARNAVDKATSIDAQLRLLAPQKLSDDDKLVEYDALLLDRFLDILQDLHGEDIRETEVDSTVMLGNLFIKLCMHG; this is encoded by the exons ATGGCGCGCAATGCTGTGGACAAGGCGACGTCCATCGACGCCCAGCTGCGGCTGCTGGCCCCGCAGAAGCTCTCCGACGATGATAAGCTGGTTGAGTACGACGCCCTGCTCCTCGACCGGTTCCTCGACATCCTCCAGGACCTGCACGGCGAGGACATCAGGGAGACG GAGGTAGATAGCACGGTCATGCTCggaaatctgtttataaaattgTGCATGCATGGATAG
- the LOC112893376 gene encoding phosphoenolpyruvate carboxylase, housekeeping isozyme isoform X4 codes for MARNAVDKATSIDAQLRLLAPQKLSDDDKLVEYDALLLDRFLDILQDLHGEDIRETYVASLWLLLDICLPIS; via the exons ATGGCGCGCAATGCTGTGGACAAGGCGACGTCCATCGACGCCCAGCTGCGGCTGCTGGCCCCGCAGAAGCTCTCCGACGATGATAAGCTGGTTGAGTACGACGCCCTGCTCCTCGACCGGTTCCTCGACATCCTCCAGGACCTGCACGGCGAGGACATCAGGGAGACG TATGTCGCTTCTCTTTGGCTACTTCTGGATATCTGTTTGCCCATCTCATAG